One region of Anticarsia gemmatalis isolate Benzon Research Colony breed Stoneville strain chromosome 2, ilAntGemm2 primary, whole genome shotgun sequence genomic DNA includes:
- the LOC142979677 gene encoding protein lifeguard 4-like, whose product MASIPLMFAQEDCELGGKETIEDDFSYRNNVANADKEIRLGFVRKVYGLLTVQLLATVAIAGTFHFVEPVKLFIHANDWMVLVAFVLSMITLFALIAKRRDSPANLYLLAGFTVVQAYSVGVVVSYYNTAVVLQALMLTFAVVFSLTVFTLNTKTDFSFIGYGMFAGLSVLILGGLLQLFIQSSAFEVALSFVGAILFSLFLIFDTQMMMTTLSPEEYILATINLYLDILNLFLYILRILNEINRN is encoded by the exons ATGGCGTCAATACCGCTTATGTTTGCCCAAGAGGACTGCGAGCTCGGAGGCAAGGAAACGATCGAG GACGATTTCTCATACCGCAACAATGTTGCGAACGCCGACAAGGAGATCCGCCTGGGGTTCGTACGCAAGGTGTACGGCCTCCTCACCGTACAGCTGCTGGCCACCGTCGCCATCGCAGGAACTTTCCATTTCGTTGAACCAGTCAAACTGTTCATACATGCCAA TGACTGGATGGTGTTGGTAGCGTTCGTGCTGAGCATGATCACGTTGTTCGCGCTCATCGCGAAGAGACGAGACTCGCCCGCTAACTTGTACCTACTGGCTGGTTTT ACGGTGGTACAAGCATACTCAGTAGGCGTGGTGGTGTCGTACTACAACACAGCCGTGGTGCTGCAAGCGTTGATGCTCACTTTCGCGGTCGTGTTCTCGCTCACCGTGTTCACTCTCAACACCAAGACTGACTTCTCCTTCATTGGATATGG tatGTTCGCCGGCCTCAGCGTGCTAATCCTTGGCGGTCTTCTCCAACTCTTCATCCAGAGCTCGGCCTTCGAGGTAGCCCTGTCCTTCGTGGGCGCCATACTCTTCAGTCTGTTCCTCATCTTCGACACACAGATGATGATGACCACGCTGTCCCCTGAAGAATACATCCTTGCCACCATCAACCTGTACCTCGACATCCTGAACTTATTCCTCTACATACTCCGCATCCTCAACGAGattaatagaaattaa